One Ostreibacterium oceani genomic region harbors:
- a CDS encoding TAXI family TRAP transporter solute-binding subunit: MRKSFAIISGCLVASAFSFSVAETTQVTYKSAKSTSSYYQMAVQYAEAIKAATDGNISVTVEESQGSVQNVSEVPRRGQNYLFTTPPSLVKQAKMGEEPFRASEKFNDIRALFPIPSLNMQFVVSEASGVKTLEDLSGKKYVIGKGSFSSRKTEEVLAALGIEGVEFVDVELNAAIPAMKNGQVDGFTTASSWPTPNIVEVSTALPIRLLQPSPEQLTQLGDPVVTIPAGTYKGVDYDVSSITLPVIVYTTTETSDEVAYTLTKNYWEAKTALSEKNKWWDSVQAELINNAETTIHPGAMRYYQEAGFTIDASVTPQ, encoded by the coding sequence ATGCGTAAATCTTTTGCTATCATCTCGGGCTGTCTGGTTGCCAGCGCTTTTTCATTCAGCGTGGCCGAAACCACACAGGTCACTTATAAATCAGCCAAATCCACTTCGTCTTACTACCAAATGGCGGTACAGTATGCCGAAGCCATCAAAGCCGCTACTGACGGCAATATCTCCGTCACCGTAGAGGAAAGCCAAGGCTCGGTACAAAACGTCAGTGAAGTACCAAGACGCGGACAAAACTATCTATTCACCACACCACCATCGTTAGTCAAACAAGCCAAAATGGGCGAAGAACCCTTTCGAGCCAGTGAAAAATTTAACGACATTCGCGCCCTATTCCCTATTCCTTCTTTGAACATGCAATTTGTCGTATCAGAAGCGTCTGGCGTCAAAACACTAGAAGACTTATCAGGCAAAAAATATGTCATCGGCAAGGGGTCGTTTTCTTCTAGAAAAACAGAAGAAGTATTAGCTGCATTAGGCATCGAAGGCGTTGAATTTGTCGATGTCGAATTAAATGCCGCGATTCCAGCGATGAAAAATGGCCAAGTCGATGGTTTTACGACCGCGTCGTCATGGCCAACACCGAATATCGTTGAAGTGTCTACTGCATTGCCGATTCGCTTGTTACAACCTTCGCCAGAACAGTTGACGCAACTCGGCGACCCAGTGGTAACCATCCCAGCGGGTACTTACAAAGGCGTTGACTATGACGTATCTTCGATTACCTTGCCCGTCATTGTTTACACCACGACAGAGACCAGCGATGAGGTTGCCTACACGTTGACCAAAAACTACTGGGAAGCAAAAACCGCGCTCAGCGAGAAAAATAAATGGTGGGATAGCGTCCAAGCTGAACTTATCAATAACGCTGAAACAACCATCCATCCTGGCGCTATGCGGTACTACCAAGAAGCAGGCTTTACCATTGATGCGAGCGTCACGCCGCAGTAA
- a CDS encoding uracil-xanthine permease family protein has protein sequence MTSSNTDYVFRLKDIVTGAQFLFVAFGALVLVPILTGLDPNVALLTAGIGTLLFQWVTKGNIPPIFLASSFAFIAPIQVGVAQWGIASTLSGLMAAGVFYVILSVLIRIFGKQFIHKLLPAVVVGPVIMSIGLILSPVAVNMALGKTGDGAQQLVAQSIALPLAGLTLAVVLLVTLLARGWLKLIPILVGIGVGYVAAIVIGLVEFTAVSEAAWFSLPQFTTPKWHWGAILLIVPVALAPAVEHIGDMLAISNVTKKDYLQKPGLHKTLLGDGLATMAASALGGPPNTTYSEVTGAVTMTKAFNPAIMTWAAIVAISLAFCGKLGALLTTIPIPVMGGVMLLLFGMIAAIGIKTMVMQQVDLDCTRNLAIVAIVLVFSIGGMVFNFGEISFGGIALGAVFGIMLNLVLPKPRQ, from the coding sequence ATGACGTCTAGCAATACAGATTATGTCTTTCGACTAAAGGATATCGTTACAGGCGCACAATTTTTATTTGTGGCTTTTGGTGCGTTGGTATTGGTTCCGATACTCACGGGGCTAGACCCAAACGTTGCGTTATTGACGGCAGGCATTGGTACGCTGCTGTTTCAGTGGGTGACCAAAGGCAATATTCCCCCCATTTTTTTGGCAAGTTCGTTTGCCTTTATTGCGCCAATTCAAGTGGGTGTTGCACAGTGGGGAATTGCGAGTACTTTATCGGGGCTAATGGCCGCGGGTGTTTTTTATGTCATATTGAGTGTATTAATCCGCATTTTTGGCAAACAATTTATTCATAAACTGTTGCCTGCGGTGGTGGTTGGCCCTGTCATTATGTCTATCGGGCTAATTTTGTCGCCAGTGGCCGTTAATATGGCGTTAGGCAAGACGGGCGATGGGGCGCAACAGTTAGTTGCACAATCGATTGCGTTACCACTGGCTGGGTTGACGTTGGCGGTCGTTTTGTTGGTGACTTTATTGGCACGCGGTTGGCTGAAATTAATTCCTATTTTGGTTGGTATCGGTGTCGGGTATGTGGCGGCTATTGTGATTGGTTTAGTGGAATTTACGGCGGTATCGGAGGCGGCTTGGTTTTCGCTGCCGCAGTTTACGACACCAAAGTGGCATTGGGGCGCTATTTTATTGATTGTCCCAGTTGCGCTTGCGCCAGCGGTAGAGCACATTGGTGATATGCTGGCCATATCGAATGTGACGAAAAAGGATTATTTGCAAAAACCAGGCTTACATAAAACCTTATTGGGTGATGGTTTGGCAACGATGGCTGCTTCGGCGTTGGGTGGTCCGCCAAATACCACGTATTCAGAGGTTACTGGCGCGGTTACCATGACCAAGGCGTTTAATCCTGCAATAATGACTTGGGCGGCTATTGTGGCGATTAGCTTGGCGTTTTGTGGCAAGTTAGGGGCATTGTTAACGACCATTCCGATTCCAGTGATGGGCGGGGTGATGCTGTTGTTATTCGGTATGATTGCGGCGATTGGCATCAAAACAATGGTGATGCAGCAGGTTGATTTGGATTGCACGCGAAACTTGGCCATTGTCGCGATTGTGTTAGTATTTTCTATCGGTGGCATGGTATTTAATTTTGGTGAGATTAGCTTTGGTGGGATTGCGTTAGGTGCTGTTTTTGGCATAATGCTAAACTTGGTTTTGCCTAAGCCGAGGCAATAA
- the apbC gene encoding iron-sulfur cluster carrier protein ApbC — MVSINIQELENMALNADVTRVGDIAQFKQMGDQITVTLGLYSHALETQLEQLLAHRYPGLKVTIATRVEAKKTQPNTVAKKGVKNIIAVASGKGGVGKSSTAINLALALSQFGARVGLLDADIYGPSQPTMLGKQTRPEMQDDKTMRPVIAHGLQTNSIGYLVDGDSAMIWRGPMVTAALQQLLNDTAWDNVDYLLIDLPPGTGDIQLTMAQKMPITGAVVVTTPQDISLIDARRAVAMFNKMQIDNLGIIENMSTHICEQCGHESPIFGHEGGQRLAAQFTIPFLGDVPLDRRLRESLDAGLPLVSAEADHPISQRYRDIAMKIAIEIAKKPKGYSQAFGKIAVENKPNQ, encoded by the coding sequence ATGGTATCAATTAACATCCAAGAGCTAGAGAATATGGCGCTCAACGCCGACGTGACACGAGTTGGTGATATTGCACAATTCAAACAAATGGGTGACCAGATCACGGTGACATTGGGGCTTTACAGCCATGCACTAGAAACCCAGCTGGAGCAGCTATTAGCACACCGTTATCCCGGGCTAAAGGTCACGATAGCTACGCGCGTTGAAGCGAAAAAAACGCAACCCAACACGGTTGCCAAAAAAGGCGTGAAAAATATCATTGCGGTGGCGTCTGGCAAAGGCGGTGTCGGAAAATCGTCAACGGCGATTAATTTAGCATTGGCGCTTTCTCAGTTTGGTGCGCGCGTTGGGCTATTAGATGCTGACATCTATGGCCCTAGCCAGCCGACGATGCTAGGTAAACAAACACGCCCCGAAATGCAAGATGATAAAACCATGCGACCGGTTATCGCACACGGATTACAGACTAACTCAATTGGCTATTTGGTCGATGGTGATAGCGCGATGATATGGCGCGGTCCAATGGTGACGGCTGCGTTGCAGCAATTGCTCAATGACACGGCGTGGGATAATGTCGATTATTTATTGATTGACTTACCACCAGGTACTGGCGATATTCAGCTGACGATGGCGCAAAAAATGCCAATTACAGGTGCTGTGGTGGTGACGACACCTCAGGATATTTCGTTGATTGATGCCAGACGTGCCGTGGCGATGTTTAATAAAATGCAAATCGATAATTTGGGTATCATTGAAAATATGAGTACCCATATTTGTGAGCAGTGTGGGCACGAGTCGCCAATTTTTGGACACGAGGGTGGGCAGCGATTGGCGGCGCAGTTTACGATTCCTTTTTTAGGCGATGTGCCGTTAGACAGACGATTGCGGGAAAGCTTAGACGCAGGTTTGCCGTTAGTCAGTGCAGAGGCGGACCACCCGATTAGTCAGCGTTATCGTGATATTGCGATGAAAATTGCGATTGAAATCGCAAAAAAGCCTAAGGGGTATAGCCAAGCGTTTGGTAAAATTGCGGTAGAAAATAAACCCAACCAGTAA
- the dcd gene encoding dCTP deaminase has protein sequence MTIKSDKWIKKMATEQDMISPFEAGQVRVGHDGKAGGISYGTSSYGYDVRCAREFKIFTNINSSVVDPKNFDENSFVDIVSDVCIIPPNSFALAHTVEYFKIPRDVLTICLGKSTYARCGIIVNVTPLEPEWEGHVTLEFSNTTPLPAKIYAGEGVAQMLFFQSDEVCDTSYKDRAGKYQGQTGVTLPKS, from the coding sequence ATGACAATTAAAAGCGATAAATGGATAAAAAAAATGGCAACCGAACAGGACATGATTTCGCCGTTTGAAGCAGGGCAAGTTCGCGTCGGTCACGACGGTAAAGCGGGTGGCATTTCTTATGGTACGTCGAGTTATGGCTATGATGTCCGCTGCGCCCGTGAATTCAAAATATTCACCAATATTAATTCATCGGTGGTTGATCCGAAAAATTTTGATGAAAACAGCTTTGTGGATATTGTATCTGACGTTTGTATTATTCCGCCGAATTCCTTTGCTTTGGCGCATACGGTTGAATATTTTAAAATTCCACGCGATGTGCTGACTATTTGTTTGGGGAAATCGACCTATGCGCGTTGCGGTATTATTGTTAACGTGACCCCGCTAGAACCTGAGTGGGAAGGCCATGTCACGCTAGAGTTTTCGAATACTACCCCATTACCTGCCAAGATTTATGCAGGTGAAGGCGTTGCCCAGATGTTGTTTTTTCAATCAGATGAAGTTTGCGACACCTCTTATAAAGACCGCGCAGGAAAATACCAAGGGCAAACAGGCGTGACATTACCCAAATCATAA
- a CDS encoding mechanosensitive ion channel family protein: MRIKGAGAVANVGFVARKLGAALVRLVMLAVMLAAMTASAQDTQPDAPQQSTTQQSTTQQPTTQQPVSSTTASLVDKIQQITELAGQIETDLAQADTLMEQATVLESLPIDAATIESRIQQLTSDTVTLQQMAQTNEINDKVDNFCQALQQHNQTLTQAKTRYYQANDMLVSVNQLLDNPLNKNQLSVESLALHQRLIEQLPNTLTALETQLGAFQSQFARCQHASDVLTRWQQALSAALSRQQSPSGNDLNKRRYHETQAQYSAQAAALLEKLRQQNQSMTLTEIADLQGEIYQQSLLATLSEMDSQIADILTQEALMLSHRGNLSAQSLEQMSARLNEVNSAISALENLQKTLVQHAQQYSARSEIVGEDELISAALALRKRTIDYQLLQLTASAEALGQQVANKKQQSLLVQTDFYHPQTLRAAWQQVPSSLALIAFQVKISVQNLFKKMTENIAKTALLLLGLLVCLLIWIKLSQRLVWGASKTTLAKLTNIQSPNAQSTNAQSTNAQTANVQPQRGMIYLRDLHLIGVSLLIMGLVYGVRLLSPSSGIIYSLMMALIVVVAINALRRVEQRLSMVSRVQCRLRTAMLSLLLIIAVLLVLAKLSLAERWTVMLFERLFLLLLLVSMLIFKPSLHVYLRQLKTTLSERRYQLYRWLILGLPWLVIATCVVGLLGFGLLAWAVLIHMVAILGSLLLLLVGLAGINRLRKKMKLLSIKQFTYGAFIAQDIVSPIATLMKLVWFASVVWGLFAVMQWQADSLLINRMLTILNYPLVNLGDSPVTPLKILLLMLSFYVVVRVAKWFKTFSYHWLFIRIKDLGVRQSLAIFGQYFMVLVGLLIVLNTLGIDLTSLVVFAGALGVGIGLGLQDIAKNFISGIIILLERPMRTGDWVGVGTHEGIIKSIGMRAITMQTFDKQEVIIPNGDVISNSFTNWTHSDSITRTVLYVGASYRHSPDEVMALLNHVIDTNESILADPVPEVVMWEYADSAITYRLQYFIDLDKSPLWGTKTAVLREIWHQFKAHNIEIPYPQRDIHFRNLLAHKVLDEGGDK; the protein is encoded by the coding sequence ATGCGGATAAAGGGCGCAGGGGCTGTGGCGAATGTCGGATTTGTCGCCAGAAAGCTTGGTGCGGCACTTGTGCGCTTGGTAATGCTTGCGGTAATGCTTGCGGCAATGACGGCAAGTGCGCAGGATACGCAACCTGACGCCCCTCAGCAATCGACAACGCAGCAATCGACAACCCAGCAACCCACAACCCAGCAACCCGTGTCTTCGACAACGGCATCGCTTGTCGATAAAATTCAACAAATTACTGAGTTGGCGGGACAAATCGAGACAGACTTGGCGCAGGCTGATACACTGATGGAGCAAGCCACTGTTTTAGAATCGCTTCCCATTGATGCGGCGACAATTGAATCACGAATTCAGCAGCTAACTAGCGACACAGTAACGCTGCAGCAGATGGCACAAACCAATGAAATTAATGACAAAGTTGATAATTTTTGTCAGGCGTTGCAGCAGCACAATCAAACCTTGACGCAAGCAAAAACACGGTATTATCAAGCGAACGATATGCTGGTGTCTGTCAATCAGCTGCTAGATAATCCTTTGAATAAAAACCAGTTGTCTGTGGAGAGCCTGGCGCTTCACCAGCGATTGATCGAGCAGCTGCCTAATACGCTGACTGCGCTAGAGACCCAGCTTGGGGCATTTCAGTCACAGTTTGCGCGTTGCCAACATGCTAGTGACGTGCTGACACGTTGGCAACAGGCACTAAGCGCTGCATTATCGCGTCAACAAAGTCCGTCTGGCAATGACCTGAATAAAAGGCGGTATCATGAAACACAGGCACAGTATAGCGCACAGGCGGCGGCCTTATTAGAAAAACTGCGACAGCAAAACCAATCCATGACGCTAACTGAAATCGCGGATTTGCAGGGTGAAATTTATCAACAATCCTTATTGGCAACGCTATCGGAAATGGATAGCCAGATTGCGGATATTCTCACCCAAGAAGCCTTGATGTTAAGCCATCGGGGTAACCTCTCCGCACAATCACTAGAACAAATGAGCGCCCGCCTTAACGAGGTTAATAGCGCTATTTCCGCCTTAGAGAACTTGCAAAAAACACTGGTACAACACGCACAACAATACAGCGCACGCAGTGAAATTGTCGGTGAGGACGAGCTAATCAGTGCTGCATTGGCGCTGCGTAAAAGAACAATTGATTATCAATTGCTACAGCTGACGGCGAGCGCTGAAGCACTCGGTCAGCAAGTCGCGAATAAAAAACAGCAGAGCTTATTGGTACAAACCGATTTTTATCATCCACAAACACTGCGCGCGGCTTGGCAGCAAGTGCCTTCTTCGTTGGCGTTAATTGCCTTTCAAGTAAAGATTAGCGTACAAAACCTATTCAAAAAAATGACAGAAAATATCGCCAAGACGGCTTTGTTGCTGCTTGGTTTGCTGGTGTGTCTGTTGATTTGGATTAAATTAAGCCAACGGCTTGTTTGGGGTGCGAGCAAAACAACCCTTGCCAAACTCACTAATATCCAATCTCCCAATGCTCAATCCACCAATGCCCAATCCACCAATGCCCAGACCGCTAACGTCCAACCCCAACGAGGCATGATTTATTTGCGTGACCTGCACCTCATTGGGGTGAGTCTATTGATAATGGGCTTGGTTTATGGGGTTCGCTTGTTGTCGCCAAGTAGCGGTATTATTTATAGTTTGATGATGGCGTTGATTGTGGTCGTTGCTATCAATGCGCTAAGGCGGGTTGAGCAGCGTTTATCGATGGTTTCTCGCGTTCAATGCCGATTGCGGACAGCGATGCTGTCTTTGTTGCTGATTATTGCGGTTCTGCTGGTGCTTGCCAAACTGAGCTTGGCAGAACGTTGGACCGTAATGTTATTTGAGCGTTTGTTTTTATTGCTGTTACTGGTGTCAATGCTGATATTTAAGCCGTCGTTGCACGTTTACTTGCGCCAACTAAAGACCACGTTGAGCGAACGCAGATATCAACTATACCGATGGCTTATTTTGGGGCTGCCGTGGCTGGTTATCGCGACCTGTGTTGTGGGGCTGTTGGGGTTTGGTTTACTGGCCTGGGCGGTACTGATACATATGGTTGCCATTTTGGGCAGTCTATTGTTGTTGCTCGTTGGCTTAGCTGGCATCAATCGCCTGCGCAAAAAAATGAAATTGCTAAGTATCAAGCAATTCACTTATGGTGCCTTTATTGCGCAAGATATCGTCTCACCCATTGCAACGTTGATGAAACTGGTGTGGTTTGCTTCGGTCGTTTGGGGGCTGTTTGCGGTCATGCAGTGGCAGGCAGATAGTCTATTGATTAATCGGATGTTAACGATACTCAATTATCCGCTAGTCAATCTAGGTGACAGTCCAGTGACGCCGTTGAAAATTTTATTACTGATGTTGTCATTTTATGTCGTCGTACGAGTGGCAAAATGGTTTAAAACGTTTAGCTATCACTGGTTATTTATTCGTATCAAAGATTTAGGTGTTAGGCAGTCGCTTGCGATATTTGGTCAATACTTTATGGTCTTGGTCGGATTGTTGATTGTGCTCAATACGCTGGGTATTGATTTGACCTCGTTGGTCGTCTTTGCAGGGGCATTGGGTGTTGGTATTGGATTGGGGTTGCAAGATATTGCCAAAAATTTCATCTCAGGCATCATTATTTTGCTTGAACGCCCGATGCGAACGGGCGACTGGGTGGGCGTTGGCACGCATGAAGGAATAATTAAATCGATTGGTATGCGGGCAATTACGATGCAAACGTTTGATAAGCAGGAGGTTATCATCCCCAATGGCGATGTGATTAGCAACAGCTTTACTAACTGGACACACAGCGATAGCATCACACGCACCGTATTGTATGTCGGCGCAAGCTACCGTCATTCACCCGATGAAGTCATGGCGCTATTAAACCACGTGATTGATACCAATGAATCGATACTGGCAGACCCAGTGCCAGAAGTCGTCATGTGGGAATACGCAGACTCGGCAATTACGTATCGCCTGCAGTATTTTATTGATTTAGATAAGTCGCCGTTATGGGGAACTAAAACGGCGGTATTGCGTGAGATTTGGCATCAGTTTAAAGCGCATAATATTGAAATTCCCTACCCACAACGCGATATTCATTTCCGCAATTTGTTGGCGCATAAGGTTTTGGACGAGGGTGGCGATAAGTAA
- a CDS encoding FAD-dependent oxidoreductase yields the protein MTEQSTPMTIDALIVGGGIAGLWTLAKLTNAGYRALLVEKSALGSGQTIHSQGIIHGGTKYALLGKMTNAQRQIAGMPDYWRDCLAGNGEMDLGDVTCHTQAQTLWALPQLSSRVTGFFASHLMKSHVTKIPTADRPPVLQHHQCQGNFYALNEPVLDVKSLLMCFANRYRHHIITDAKWQLAHPQADNACDSTFDNNCASDNDGDGNGDYKIVSIKTANTTLTVKAAHIIYTAGKANASLSNDTANQQIRPLRMVYAHVPKTFGQLYLHVLAASDKPRLTITTHPYDEQTNIWYLGGHVAETGAHLSDSETITLAKKELTAIFPWLDFSQCPFASFVVDRAEGSHAGNRPDTPVVHSDSQTIVAWPTKLAMAPMLADAIVAMVARLSPTNPPQTNTAHTAPPTFATPRIANYPWECN from the coding sequence ATGACTGAGCAATCTACACCCATGACAATTGATGCGCTCATTGTTGGCGGCGGCATCGCAGGGCTATGGACGCTTGCCAAACTCACCAACGCAGGCTACCGCGCCTTGTTGGTTGAAAAATCGGCACTAGGCAGCGGACAAACCATCCATAGCCAAGGCATCATCCACGGTGGCACCAAATATGCCCTGCTGGGAAAAATGACCAACGCCCAGCGTCAAATCGCGGGCATGCCAGACTACTGGCGCGATTGTCTTGCTGGTAACGGTGAGATGGATTTAGGCGACGTCACCTGTCATACCCAAGCCCAAACGCTATGGGCGTTACCGCAATTATCCAGCCGTGTTACGGGGTTTTTTGCCAGTCACTTAATGAAAAGCCATGTGACAAAAATACCGACCGCGGATCGCCCCCCAGTGCTACAGCACCACCAGTGCCAAGGCAATTTTTATGCGCTAAACGAGCCTGTCCTCGATGTCAAATCCCTGCTGATGTGCTTTGCGAACCGTTACCGCCACCACATCATCACAGATGCAAAATGGCAGCTCGCACACCCTCAGGCTGATAACGCTTGCGATAGCACTTTCGATAACAATTGTGCTTCCGATAACGATGGCGATGGCAATGGCGACTACAAAATCGTTTCTATCAAAACCGCCAATACCACATTGACCGTCAAGGCAGCGCACATCATTTATACCGCTGGCAAAGCCAACGCCAGCTTATCTAACGACACAGCCAACCAACAAATTCGTCCGTTACGCATGGTGTATGCCCACGTTCCCAAGACGTTTGGGCAGTTATACCTTCATGTTTTAGCGGCCTCGGACAAACCCAGACTCACCATCACCACCCACCCCTATGACGAACAGACAAATATTTGGTATCTCGGGGGGCACGTTGCAGAGACTGGCGCGCATTTAAGCGACAGCGAAACCATAACCCTCGCAAAAAAAGAATTAACGGCGATTTTCCCTTGGTTAGACTTTAGTCAATGCCCATTCGCAAGCTTTGTTGTGGATCGTGCCGAGGGCAGCCATGCAGGCAATCGCCCCGATACGCCTGTCGTACATAGCGACTCACAGACAATCGTTGCATGGCCGACCAAGCTGGCCATGGCGCCTATGCTCGCTGATGCCATTGTAGCCATGGTAGCGAGGCTATCTCCAACAAACCCACCTCAGACAAACACCGCTCACACCGCGCCCCCCACCTTTGCCACGCCACGCATCGCCAACTACCCGTGGGAATGCAATTAA